In Flavobacterium endoglycinae, one DNA window encodes the following:
- a CDS encoding tyrosine-protein phosphatase, whose protein sequence is MLSFFKSKPYLKDLLAGDFVDIHSHLLPGIDDGAKTIKKTVKLAKAFEDLGISQFVTTPHINHYVWNNSEEGIAAKYNETKLLLKEENSTPIFKAAAEYFMDDWFENHLKEGKLLTLKDNYVLVEISYLSAPFNLYKMIFDIQLAGYKPVLAHPERYVYFHKNFGEYENLKKSGCLFQLNLLAVMGYYGSEITKTSELLLKKGMYDFAGTDVHHGKHIESLHQKIKIDSSVQLKEVITNNQFFKF, encoded by the coding sequence ATGTTATCATTTTTCAAATCCAAACCTTATTTAAAAGATCTTTTAGCCGGAGACTTTGTTGATATTCACTCGCATTTACTGCCGGGAATAGACGACGGCGCAAAAACGATTAAAAAAACTGTAAAACTGGCAAAAGCTTTTGAGGATTTGGGAATTTCTCAGTTTGTAACCACACCACACATTAATCATTATGTTTGGAATAATTCTGAAGAAGGCATTGCAGCAAAATACAATGAAACTAAACTTTTATTAAAAGAAGAAAACAGCACACCAATATTCAAAGCTGCTGCCGAATATTTTATGGACGATTGGTTTGAGAATCATTTAAAAGAAGGAAAACTGCTGACTTTAAAAGATAATTACGTGTTGGTTGAAATATCGTATTTAAGCGCGCCATTCAACCTTTATAAAATGATTTTTGATATTCAGCTTGCAGGATACAAACCTGTTTTGGCACATCCTGAAAGATATGTTTATTTTCATAAAAACTTTGGTGAGTACGAAAACCTCAAGAAATCCGGTTGTTTGTTTCAGTTAAATTTATTGGCTGTAATGGGATATTATGGAAGTGAAATCACTAAAACGTCTGAACTTTTATTGAAAAAAGGAATGTATGATTTCGCGGGAACAGATGTTCACCACGGAAAACACATCGAATCGCTGCATCAAAAAATAAAAATTGATTCTTCAGTACAGCTGAAAGAAGTTATAACCAACAATCAGTTTTTTAAATTTTAA
- a CDS encoding DUF5009 domain-containing protein, translating into MKIKENLYNQRIISIDALRGITIFVMIFVNELASIQDVPQWMRHMPADADAMTFVDLVFPAFLFIVGMSIPFAFNARLIKGDPPKTIWTHTLKRALALIIIGVYMVNSSEGFDASKMIITPAVWGLLAYAMPIPIWNKYPKDFSAGLKYVLQYGGMLVLIALYFLYVQEGTGKVGITPQWWGILGLIGWAYLISVIYYWLVSGRLWAMIAFLVVCVAANSIHLTKDIHLPEWLGFIVGHLTHTSLVTAGVVISLLFFDRKVEAKINWPVILFIVLFFVVGFSLRPYYGISKIHGTPSWTMISAGICTILFYFLFWLMEIKKKTKWSEFFMPAAANPLLIYILPGVIYYFCKALNLHIIPGYFRVGVPGIIWSLLFSIIMLYVMRIFNRFKIQLHL; encoded by the coding sequence ATGAAAATTAAAGAGAATTTGTATAATCAAAGGATTATTTCGATTGACGCTTTGCGCGGAATTACCATTTTTGTAATGATATTTGTAAACGAACTTGCAAGTATTCAAGATGTACCACAATGGATGAGACACATGCCTGCCGATGCCGATGCGATGACCTTTGTCGATTTAGTTTTTCCTGCTTTTTTATTTATTGTCGGAATGTCGATTCCGTTTGCTTTCAATGCCCGTTTGATAAAAGGTGACCCTCCAAAAACCATCTGGACACATACCCTCAAACGTGCTTTAGCATTAATCATTATTGGTGTTTATATGGTTAATTCAAGTGAAGGTTTTGATGCTTCAAAAATGATCATTACACCTGCAGTCTGGGGACTCTTGGCGTATGCCATGCCAATTCCTATCTGGAATAAATATCCTAAAGATTTTTCAGCGGGTTTAAAATATGTACTTCAATACGGCGGAATGCTGGTTTTAATTGCTCTTTATTTTTTATATGTTCAAGAAGGAACAGGCAAAGTTGGAATCACGCCGCAATGGTGGGGAATTTTAGGGCTGATTGGCTGGGCGTATCTTATTTCGGTTATTTATTATTGGCTGGTTTCTGGCAGATTATGGGCAATGATTGCTTTTTTGGTAGTTTGTGTCGCTGCAAATTCGATTCATTTAACCAAAGATATTCATTTGCCGGAATGGCTTGGGTTTATTGTAGGACATTTAACTCATACTTCATTAGTAACCGCTGGAGTTGTAATTTCATTATTGTTTTTTGACCGAAAAGTCGAAGCTAAAATAAATTGGCCTGTAATATTATTTATAGTATTATTTTTTGTTGTTGGATTTTCGCTTCGTCCGTACTACGGAATTTCTAAAATACATGGTACGCCATCATGGACAATGATTTCTGCCGGAATTTGTACTATTTTATTTTACTTTCTTTTCTGGCTCATGGAAATCAAAAAGAAAACTAAGTGGAGCGAATTTTTCATGCCAGCTGCAGCTAATCCATTATTGATTTATATCCTGCCAGGAGTTATTTATTATTTCTGTAAAGCTTTAAACCTTCATATTATTCCGGGCTATTTTAGAGTAGGAGTTCCAGGAATTATCTGGTCACTGCTGTTTTCTATTATCATGCTGTATGTCATGAGGATTTTTAACAGATTTAAAATTCAATTGCATTTATAA
- a CDS encoding outer membrane protein assembly factor: MKNVKLILGLFFFFQVHFCYCQNDSISNNNKDILDVLLKLFHKNDSIRQNTDKKIAFSLLPIPVDANKSTGLVVSFLTTFYLGDSKTTKMSQITFSPYFSFTKQYVFPIQSYIYTKDNNWNFTGDYRFMIYPQDTYGLGGHNTDEKMSTLDYQQWRFYQFATRRIFGNFRGGLGLLLDNYQNISEKSYIEDETDYYKYMNGDFSDENSFGIAIQGLYDSRENNVNPEQGMYIEADYRINTSGIEGKKWNSIYIDARKYHSFHKYKHRVLAYRAFYWSTFGGKPHYLDLPSIGWDREGKTGRGFTRNRFRSNALIYFESEYRTDISRNGFWGAVFFTNISSVSKFDTYDFKKWNPAAGAGLRIKWNKKNNSNLVLDYGISKNDWSLRLGLAENF, from the coding sequence ATGAAAAATGTAAAATTGATACTGGGTTTGTTTTTCTTTTTTCAAGTGCATTTTTGCTATTGCCAAAACGATTCTATTTCAAACAACAATAAAGATATTTTAGATGTTCTGCTTAAACTTTTCCATAAAAATGATTCAATCAGACAAAATACAGATAAGAAAATAGCTTTTTCACTGCTTCCTATTCCCGTTGATGCTAATAAAAGTACCGGTTTGGTCGTTTCCTTTTTAACAACATTTTATCTCGGAGACAGCAAAACGACCAAAATGTCGCAGATTACTTTTTCGCCTTATTTTAGTTTTACCAAGCAATATGTTTTTCCCATTCAATCGTATATTTATACAAAAGACAATAATTGGAATTTTACAGGCGATTATAGATTTATGATTTATCCGCAAGATACGTATGGCTTAGGCGGACATAATACTGATGAAAAAATGTCGACACTCGATTATCAGCAATGGCGGTTTTATCAATTTGCAACCCGAAGAATTTTTGGAAATTTTAGAGGCGGATTGGGATTGCTGCTGGATAATTATCAAAATATTTCTGAGAAATCATACATAGAAGATGAAACAGATTATTATAAATATATGAATGGGGATTTTTCAGATGAAAACTCCTTTGGAATCGCGATTCAAGGACTTTACGATTCGCGCGAAAACAATGTAAATCCAGAACAAGGAATGTATATAGAAGCCGATTACCGTATAAATACCAGCGGTATTGAAGGTAAAAAATGGAATTCTATTTATATTGATGCCCGAAAATACCATTCTTTTCATAAATACAAGCACAGAGTTTTAGCTTACAGAGCCTTTTACTGGTCAACTTTTGGAGGAAAACCACATTATTTAGATCTGCCGAGTATTGGCTGGGACAGAGAAGGAAAAACAGGCCGAGGTTTTACCCGAAACAGATTTAGAAGTAATGCTCTGATTTATTTTGAATCCGAATATCGGACCGATATTTCCAGAAATGGTTTTTGGGGAGCCGTATTTTTTACCAATATTTCTTCGGTTTCTAAATTCGATACCTACGATTTTAAAAAATGGAATCCTGCTGCTGGCGCTGGACTGCGTATTAAATGGAACAAGAAAAACAACAGTAATTTAGTACTCGATTACGGAATTAGTAAAAACGACTGGTCATTGCGATTAGGTTTGGCCGAAAATTTCTAA
- a CDS encoding glycosyltransferase family 2 protein yields MQLSVIILNYNVRYFLEQCVLSVQEAIAELDAEIIVIDNNSSDDSCLMMKSKFPNVKLIENKENFGFPKGNNIGVEQARGKYICILNPDTVVADDTFVKILAFAEEKQNLGIVGCKLIDGTGSFLPESKRGIPTPWVAFTKIFGLYKIAPKSKLFNQYYAQHIDENQTGKVEILVGAFMFMERKLYLDVNGFDENCFMYADDIDLSYRVLQLKKSNYYFHETTVLHYKGESTIKDELYMKRFQDAMNFFYEKHFKKSWFFSFFIQIGIWIFSFVKMFQGKPKVKPLPESYILYSENTNLFEKLASILENKVSFLDFKKEKMVNSSLILKGKKTEIILDNHYISFKKCINIIETLKDKNITFKIFPKRTSFSIGSNSRNDRGQIMKIE; encoded by the coding sequence ATGCAGTTATCGGTAATTATACTTAATTATAATGTACGTTACTTTCTGGAACAATGCGTTTTAAGCGTTCAGGAAGCAATCGCCGAACTTGATGCCGAAATAATAGTAATCGATAATAATTCATCTGACGACAGCTGTTTGATGATGAAAAGTAAATTCCCCAATGTAAAACTCATTGAAAACAAAGAAAATTTCGGTTTTCCAAAAGGCAATAATATAGGAGTTGAACAAGCGCGCGGAAAATACATTTGTATTCTAAATCCGGATACTGTTGTTGCTGATGATACTTTTGTGAAAATTTTGGCTTTCGCCGAAGAAAAGCAAAACCTCGGAATCGTGGGCTGTAAATTAATTGACGGAACTGGAAGTTTTCTGCCCGAAAGTAAACGCGGAATTCCAACTCCGTGGGTGGCATTTACCAAGATTTTCGGATTGTATAAAATAGCGCCAAAATCAAAACTTTTCAATCAATATTACGCCCAGCACATCGATGAAAATCAAACTGGAAAAGTAGAAATTCTCGTAGGCGCTTTTATGTTTATGGAAAGAAAATTATATCTCGACGTAAACGGTTTTGATGAAAATTGCTTTATGTATGCCGATGATATTGATTTGTCATACCGCGTTTTACAGCTTAAAAAATCCAATTATTATTTTCATGAAACGACAGTGCTGCATTATAAAGGAGAAAGTACGATAAAAGATGAATTGTATATGAAACGTTTTCAAGATGCGATGAACTTTTTCTATGAGAAACATTTTAAAAAATCATGGTTTTTTAGTTTTTTTATTCAAATAGGAATCTGGATTTTTTCATTTGTAAAAATGTTTCAAGGAAAACCAAAAGTAAAACCATTGCCAGAAAGTTATATTTTGTATTCAGAAAATACGAATTTGTTTGAAAAACTGGCTTCGATTTTAGAAAATAAAGTTAGTTTTTTAGATTTCAAAAAGGAAAAAATGGTAAATTCGTCGCTGATTTTAAAGGGTAAAAAGACAGAGATCATTTTGGATAATCACTATATTTCATTCAAAAAATGTATCAATATCATAGAAACTCTTAAAGATAAGAACATTACTTTTAAGATTTTCCCTAAAAGAACAAGTTTTAGTATTGGAAGTAATTCTAGAAATGACAGGGGGCAAATCATGAAAATTGAGTAA
- a CDS encoding dihydrolipoamide acetyltransferase family protein: MARFELKLPKMGESVAEATITNWLKEVGDKIEADEAVLEIATDKVDSEVPSEVSGILVEQLFGKDDLVQVGQTIAIIETEGGDEPAAKTAPQEIAAPAEAVEIEKSIEAVKENTAPQDFSGSEKFFSPLVKNIAKEEGVSVTELENIQGSGKDGRVTKEDILKYIDDRKSGVVETPKAVEEAPKPAVEAPKVAAETPKAAEPAVQKSQQAVPVSVNGADEIVEMDRMRKLISGYMVASVQTSAHVQSFIEVDVTNIVKWRDKVKAAFEKREGEKLTFTPIMMEAVAKALKDFPGMNISVDGDYIIKKKNINLGMAAALPNGNLIVPVIKNADQLNLVGMAKAVNDLGNRAKAGKLKPDDTQGGTYTVTNVGTFGSVFGTPIINQPQVGILALGAIRKVPAVIETPEGDFIGIRQKMFLSHSYDHRVVDGALGGSFVKRVAEYLEAFDVDRDF; encoded by the coding sequence ATGGCAAGATTTGAATTAAAGCTTCCTAAAATGGGAGAGAGCGTCGCTGAAGCAACCATAACCAACTGGTTGAAAGAAGTGGGAGACAAAATTGAAGCTGATGAAGCAGTACTGGAAATTGCAACGGATAAAGTTGACAGTGAAGTGCCAAGTGAAGTATCAGGAATTTTGGTTGAACAATTATTTGGCAAAGATGATTTAGTTCAGGTAGGGCAGACAATTGCAATTATCGAAACTGAAGGCGGTGATGAACCAGCTGCAAAAACGGCACCGCAAGAAATTGCTGCTCCGGCAGAAGCTGTAGAAATTGAAAAATCAATTGAAGCAGTAAAAGAAAATACGGCACCTCAGGATTTTTCTGGTTCTGAGAAATTCTTCTCTCCGTTAGTAAAAAATATTGCAAAAGAAGAAGGAGTTTCTGTTACTGAACTTGAAAATATTCAAGGTTCAGGAAAAGATGGCCGAGTAACTAAAGAAGATATTTTAAAATACATAGACGACCGTAAATCTGGAGTTGTAGAAACGCCAAAAGCTGTTGAAGAAGCTCCAAAACCAGCTGTTGAAGCGCCAAAAGTGGCTGCGGAAACACCAAAAGCGGCAGAACCTGCGGTTCAGAAAAGTCAGCAGGCAGTTCCGGTTTCTGTAAACGGAGCTGATGAAATTGTCGAAATGGATAGAATGCGTAAACTAATCTCAGGATATATGGTCGCTTCTGTACAGACTTCGGCTCACGTTCAGTCTTTTATTGAAGTTGACGTAACCAACATTGTAAAATGGAGAGATAAAGTAAAAGCAGCTTTTGAAAAAAGAGAAGGTGAAAAACTTACTTTTACGCCAATTATGATGGAAGCTGTTGCGAAAGCATTAAAAGATTTCCCTGGAATGAATATTTCTGTTGATGGCGATTATATCATCAAAAAGAAAAACATCAACTTAGGAATGGCGGCTGCGTTACCAAATGGGAATTTAATTGTTCCTGTAATTAAAAATGCAGATCAGTTAAACCTTGTTGGAATGGCAAAAGCGGTTAACGATTTAGGAAACCGTGCAAAAGCAGGAAAACTAAAACCAGACGATACTCAAGGTGGAACGTATACAGTTACAAACGTAGGAACTTTTGGAAGCGTTTTTGGAACTCCAATTATCAATCAGCCTCAAGTCGGCATTTTAGCACTTGGAGCTATTCGTAAAGTACCTGCAGTTATCGAAACTCCAGAAGGAGATTTCATCGGAATCCGTCAGAAAATGTTCTTGTCACACTCTTACGATCATAGAGTGGTTGATGGTGCATTAGGAGGAAGTTTTGTGAAAAGAGTAGCAGAATATTTAGAAGCTTTTGATGTAGATAGAGATTTCTAA
- a CDS encoding 3'-5' exonuclease has product MELKLNKPICFFDLETTGIDIGKDRIVEISIFKVFPNGNKESKTWLVNPTIPIPPQTTAVHGITDEKVANEPTFAELAPHIHNMIKDSDLGGFNSDRFDIPLLAEELLRAGVDFDMKNKVSVDVQTIFHKMEERTLSAALKFYCGKNLDNAHSAEADTMATYEILKAQLDRYPELENDMKSLSEFTTRKKIADFAGMIAFDNDNEEIFTFGKHKGAKVEKVLETEPGYFSWIQNADFPLYTKKVLTGIKLRKLNTK; this is encoded by the coding sequence ATGGAATTAAAACTTAACAAACCAATCTGCTTTTTTGATCTTGAAACAACTGGAATTGATATAGGTAAAGATCGAATTGTAGAGATTTCAATATTTAAAGTTTTCCCAAACGGAAATAAAGAAAGTAAAACCTGGCTGGTTAATCCAACAATTCCAATTCCTCCGCAGACAACTGCTGTTCACGGAATAACCGATGAAAAAGTAGCAAACGAACCTACTTTTGCAGAATTGGCTCCGCATATCCACAATATGATTAAAGACAGCGATCTTGGAGGATTTAATTCAGACCGATTCGATATTCCGTTATTAGCAGAAGAACTGCTTCGCGCAGGAGTTGATTTCGATATGAAAAATAAAGTTTCTGTTGATGTTCAGACTATTTTTCACAAAATGGAAGAACGCACATTAAGTGCTGCTTTGAAGTTTTATTGCGGAAAAAATCTAGACAATGCGCATTCAGCAGAAGCAGATACGATGGCAACTTACGAAATTTTAAAAGCGCAGCTGGATCGTTATCCTGAACTGGAAAACGACATGAAATCTTTATCTGAATTTACCACTCGTAAAAAGATAGCTGATTTCGCTGGAATGATTGCTTTTGACAATGATAATGAAGAGATTTTTACTTTCGGAAAACATAAAGGTGCCAAAGTAGAAAAAGTGTTAGAAACTGAGCCAGGATATTTCAGCTGGATTCAAAACGCAGATTTTCCTCTGTATACCAAAAAGGTGTTGACGGGAATAAAATTGAGAAAATTAAATACGAAATAA
- a CDS encoding fumarylacetoacetate hydrolase family protein, with the protein MKIICIGRNYTNHIEELKNERPDEPVVFMKPDSAVLLKQHPFVIPEFSEEVHHELEIIVKINKVGKYIEPKFAHKYYDDISVGIDFTARDLQDKLKAKGLPWEKAKAFDGSAVIGDFLPKSDFVSLENLTFELKKNSETAQIGNTSLMLWKIDELISYVSQFFTLKIGDIIFTGTPAGVGPVKPNDILEGFLEDKKLFRIQVK; encoded by the coding sequence ATGAAGATTATTTGTATCGGTAGAAATTATACCAATCATATTGAAGAGCTGAAAAACGAACGTCCAGACGAACCGGTGGTGTTTATGAAACCAGATTCGGCAGTGTTATTGAAGCAGCATCCGTTTGTAATTCCCGAATTTTCTGAAGAAGTTCATCACGAATTAGAAATAATTGTGAAAATTAACAAAGTAGGCAAGTACATCGAGCCTAAGTTTGCACACAAATATTATGATGATATAAGTGTGGGTATCGATTTTACAGCCAGAGACTTACAAGATAAATTGAAAGCAAAAGGACTTCCGTGGGAAAAAGCAAAAGCATTTGACGGATCGGCAGTTATTGGAGATTTTTTACCAAAAAGTGATTTTGTTTCGTTAGAAAACCTTACGTTTGAACTCAAAAAGAATTCAGAAACAGCTCAAATAGGAAATACAAGTTTAATGCTTTGGAAGATTGATGAGCTTATTTCGTATGTGTCTCAGTTTTTTACATTGAAAATAGGAGATATTATTTTTACAGGAACGCCGGCAGGTGTAGGACCAGTTAAACCGAACGATATTTTAGAAGGCTTTTTAGAAGATAAAAAATTATTTAGAATACAAGTAAAATAA
- a CDS encoding Hpt domain-containing protein encodes MALKYNLSKVYALSDNDPEFVNEILKLFVTEVPEDLKQIKEGIKKKDHKYAYSYAHKIKPTLDLMGLNVAFEEILQVEAWTKAEGKKKDIIETFKSIKVQVKDAIKEIKKDFDL; translated from the coding sequence ATGGCTTTAAAGTACAACCTTTCGAAAGTGTATGCGCTTTCAGATAATGATCCCGAATTTGTAAACGAAATTCTAAAATTATTTGTTACAGAAGTTCCAGAAGATTTAAAACAAATCAAAGAAGGAATCAAGAAAAAGGATCATAAATATGCCTATTCTTATGCACACAAAATCAAGCCTACATTAGATTTAATGGGGTTAAATGTTGCTTTTGAAGAAATCCTTCAGGTTGAAGCTTGGACAAAAGCAGAAGGAAAGAAAAAGGACATCATAGAAACTTTTAAAAGCATAAAAGTACAGGTGAAAGACGCGATTAAGGAAATCAAAAAAGACTTTGATTTATAA
- a CDS encoding competence/damage-inducible protein A, translating to MKAVIVTIGDEILIGQIVDTNSNFIAKELDRIGVETHEMISISDDKQHILNTFKQLQNKVDIVIVTGGLGPTKDDVTKKTFCEYFNDELVVNPEVLAHVTQLIEGFYKRPISQLNKDQALVPSKCTVLHNKMGTAPGMWMKKENTVFVSLPGVPYEMKYLVENEIIPKLVREYERPYIIHKTILTYGQGESLVAERIEQWENNLPEFIKLAYLPNPGRVRLRLTARGTNKEKLEEAIESNVRSLDAIIHDIIVGYEENETIETVVGKLLAKQNQTVATAESCTGGKIASLLSSVPGSSSYFKGSVVSYATEVKVNVLGIPQELVDQFSVVSAEVASAMAQNVKKLLKTDYALATTGNAGPSKGDSDAEIGTVFIALATPEGVITEEFNFGQPREKVIDRATVKSLEILQKEILKIVR from the coding sequence ATGAAAGCAGTTATTGTTACGATTGGAGATGAAATTTTAATTGGTCAGATTGTAGATACAAATTCTAATTTCATTGCCAAAGAGCTGGATCGCATAGGTGTTGAAACGCATGAAATGATTTCAATAAGCGATGATAAACAGCATATTTTGAATACATTTAAACAATTGCAGAATAAAGTTGACATTGTAATTGTAACTGGAGGTCTTGGGCCAACAAAGGATGATGTTACTAAAAAAACTTTCTGTGAATATTTTAATGACGAACTGGTGGTTAATCCAGAAGTTTTAGCACACGTAACACAATTGATTGAAGGTTTTTATAAGAGACCAATTTCGCAGTTGAATAAAGATCAGGCACTTGTTCCGTCAAAATGCACCGTTCTGCATAATAAAATGGGAACCGCTCCGGGGATGTGGATGAAAAAGGAAAATACCGTTTTTGTTTCGCTTCCGGGTGTGCCGTATGAAATGAAATATCTGGTCGAAAATGAAATAATTCCTAAACTTGTCCGCGAATACGAACGACCTTATATTATTCATAAAACTATTTTAACGTATGGTCAAGGAGAAAGTTTAGTTGCAGAACGTATCGAACAATGGGAAAACAATCTGCCTGAATTTATAAAATTGGCTTATCTGCCAAATCCGGGACGAGTTCGCCTGCGTTTAACAGCACGCGGAACCAATAAGGAAAAACTAGAAGAAGCAATTGAAAGCAATGTACGTTCTCTAGATGCTATAATTCATGATATTATAGTAGGATATGAAGAAAATGAAACCATAGAAACAGTTGTTGGAAAACTGCTGGCAAAACAAAATCAAACCGTAGCAACGGCGGAAAGCTGTACGGGCGGAAAAATAGCATCGCTTTTATCAAGTGTTCCGGGATCTTCTTCTTATTTTAAAGGAAGTGTTGTTTCGTATGCGACTGAAGTTAAGGTAAATGTTTTGGGAATTCCACAGGAATTGGTAGATCAATTTTCAGTAGTAAGTGCCGAAGTGGCATCTGCTATGGCACAGAACGTTAAAAAATTACTGAAAACGGATTATGCGCTAGCAACGACTGGCAATGCAGGGCCTTCTAAGGGGGATTCAGATGCTGAAATTGGAACCGTTTTTATAGCCTTAGCAACGCCTGAAGGTGTAATTACTGAGGAATTTAACTTTGGACAACCACGTGAAAAAGTGATAGATAGGGCAACTGTTAAGAGTTTGGAAATACTGCAAAAAGAAATTTTAAAAATTGTTCGATAA
- the rpmB gene encoding 50S ribosomal protein L28 — MSRVCDLTGKRAMVGNNVSHAMNKTKRKFSVNLVKKRFYLPEEDRWITLRVAASTIKTINKNGITAVLKKAQSEGFIK, encoded by the coding sequence ATGTCAAGAGTTTGTGACCTTACAGGTAAAAGAGCGATGGTAGGAAATAACGTTTCTCACGCTATGAACAAAACTAAGAGAAAGTTTTCTGTAAACTTAGTTAAAAAGCGTTTTTATCTTCCAGAAGAAGATAGATGGATTACTCTTAGAGTAGCAGCATCTACGATAAAAACAATTAATAAAAACGGAATCACTGCTGTTTTGAAAAAAGCACAGTCAGAAGGATTTATCAAATAA
- the rpmG gene encoding 50S ribosomal protein L33, with translation MAKKGNRIQVILECTEHKTSGVPGTSRYITTKNKKNTPDRLEIKKFNPILKRVTVHKEIK, from the coding sequence ATGGCAAAGAAAGGTAATAGAATCCAAGTAATTTTAGAATGTACTGAGCACAAAACTTCTGGTGTTCCAGGAACTTCTAGATATATTACAACTAAGAACAAAAAAAATACTCCAGACAGATTAGAGATTAAAAAATTTAATCCAATCTTAAAAAGAGTAACTGTTCATAAAGAAATTAAGTAA
- a CDS encoding DUF4295 domain-containing protein translates to MAKKTVASLQTSSKRLSKAIKMVKSPKTGAYIFVESIMAPELVDEFLKKK, encoded by the coding sequence ATGGCAAAGAAAACCGTAGCATCGTTACAAACATCTTCTAAGAGATTATCAAAAGCCATCAAAATGGTAAAATCTCCAAAAACTGGTGCATATATATTCGTTGAATCTATTATGGCTCCTGAATTAGTTGATGAATTCTTGAAAAAGAAATAA
- the ftsY gene encoding signal recognition particle-docking protein FtsY — protein MSFFKKLFSTEKKETLDKGLEKTKTTFFSKLSKAVAGKSKVDDDVLDNLEEVLVASDVGVNTTLKIIERIEKRVSEDKYLGTDELNQILRDEIGALLSETNTGEATEFEIPKDKKPYVLMVVGVNGVGKTTTIGKLAYQFKKAGHKVVLGAADTFRAAAIDQLQVWADRVDVPIVRQQMGSDPASVAFDTLQSAVAQNADVVIIDTAGRLHNKINLMNELTKVKRVMQKVVDDAPHDVLLVLDGSTGQNAFEQAKQFTAATEVTSLAVTKLDGTAKGGVVIGISDQFKIPVKYIGVGEGIEDLQVFNKYEFVDSFFK, from the coding sequence ATGAGTTTTTTTAAAAAATTATTCTCTACCGAAAAAAAAGAGACTTTAGACAAAGGTCTTGAAAAAACAAAAACTACTTTTTTCTCTAAGTTAAGCAAAGCTGTTGCTGGAAAATCTAAAGTCGATGATGATGTTTTAGATAATCTGGAAGAAGTTTTGGTAGCATCTGATGTTGGTGTTAATACAACATTGAAAATTATTGAAAGAATTGAAAAAAGAGTATCTGAAGATAAATATCTAGGAACAGATGAGTTAAACCAAATTCTGCGTGATGAAATTGGTGCTCTTTTATCTGAAACTAATACTGGTGAAGCTACTGAATTTGAAATTCCGAAAGATAAAAAACCGTATGTTTTAATGGTAGTAGGAGTAAATGGAGTAGGAAAAACGACTACTATTGGTAAATTGGCTTACCAGTTTAAAAAAGCCGGACACAAAGTAGTTTTAGGTGCAGCTGATACTTTCCGAGCAGCAGCAATCGATCAATTGCAAGTTTGGGCTGATCGTGTAGATGTGCCTATTGTAAGACAACAAATGGGGAGTGATCCAGCTTCTGTAGCATTTGATACTTTACAGTCGGCAGTGGCTCAAAATGCCGATGTAGTGATTATTGATACTGCAGGACGTCTTCATAACAAAATTAATTTGATGAACGAATTAACGAAAGTAAAACGTGTGATGCAGAAGGTTGTTGACGATGCTCCTCACGATGTGCTTTTGGTTTTAGATGGTTCTACAGGACAAAATGCTTTTGAACAAGCCAAACAATTTACAGCAGCTACCGAAGTGACTTCACTAGCTGTTACTAAATTAGACGGAACTGCAAAAGGTGGTGTTGTAATTGGAATTTCGGATCAATTTAAAATTCCTGTAAAATACATTGGTGTTGGCGAAGGAATTGAAGATTTGCAAGTCTTTAATAAATACGAATTCGTTGATAGTTTCTTTAAATAA